Proteins from one Oncorhynchus masou masou isolate Uvic2021 unplaced genomic scaffold, UVic_Omas_1.1 unplaced_scaffold_15371, whole genome shotgun sequence genomic window:
- the LOC135531161 gene encoding uncharacterized protein LOC135531161 — GRSTFPKPVPSDFPDTSRHADQPVDDPCPPSTAVSQPETSTTLDLRNGLPVNPPPPANLPPLPPPPLASVPAPVSPDLLPPSPPLPDMSPQRPTTLALKTLPRPSTVQENGGPPKGVNEEEEERKVMKEDLKRCIEDFRKIKVPKVFPDKKRHWQSDLLKKYDA; from the coding sequence GTGGGCGATCAACCTTTCCCAAGCCTGTGCCCTCCGACTTCCCAGACACCAGTCGTCACGCCGACCAGCCCGTCGACGACCCCTGCCCCCCCAGCACTGCCGTCAGCCAACCAGAAACAAGCACCACTCTGGACCTGCGAAACGGCCTGCCTgtcaaccctcctcctcctgctaatctcccacctctccctccccctcctctagcctcagtcccagccccgGTCAGCCCCGACCTTCTTCCCCCTTCTCCGCCCCTGCCTGACATGAGCCCCCAGCGGCCCACCACCCTCGCCCTGAAGACCCTGCCGCGCCCCAGCACCGTCCAGGAGAATGGGGGACCCCCAAAAGGCGtcaatgaggaagaggaagagaggaaagtgATGAAGGAAGATCTAAAAAGGTGTATTGAGGATTTTAGGAAGATCAAAGTTCCTAAAGTCTTCCCTGACAAGAAGaggcactggcagagcgacctaCTGAAAAAATACGACGCCTAG